TTGTCCATGTAAGTCTCCGTAAAAGCTTTCTTTCCAACCGCTAAAGGGGAAAAATGCCATTGGGGCCGCTACGCCAATATTAATCCCGATATTTCCGGCTTCGGCTTCGTAGCGAAATTGACGGGCTGCTGCACCGCTGCTGGTGAACAAACAGGCCATGTTTCCCCATTTATTGTGGTTGACAAAGGCGATCGCCTCTTCAATGGTATTGAGGTGCAGCAAGCCTAAAACCGGACCGAAGATTTCGGTTTGGGCAATGGTACTTTGGGGCTGAATGTTTTGCAGGATGGTGGGTTTGACAAAGTGACCTTGTTCGTAATGCTGAATTTGGGGAGAACGACCATCGACTAACAGGTTCGCCCCTTCATCTACCCCAGTTTGAATTAAGCCGGTAATGCGATCGCAACTTTGGCGGGTAATCACAGGCCCCATCTGCACGCCCGGTTCTAAACCGAATCCCACAGCGCGTTCTCTGGCCGCTTGGGCGATCGCATCGGTAAAGGTTTTTTTTGCCTCCCCAACCGTTACAGCCACCGAGGCGGCCAAGCAACGCTGCCCTGCACAGCCAAACGCACTGTCGGCCACAATCCGCGTCGTCATCTTTAGATCGGCATCGGGTAACACAATAATGGGATTTTTCGCCCCGCCTTGACATTGAACCCGCTTCCCGTGGGCGGCGGCTTTGGCGTAGATGTACTGCGCTACGGGGGAAGAACCGACGAAGCTAATCGCGCGAATGGCTGGATGTTCTAAGATGGCATCTACCGCTTCTTTTGCCCCATTGACGAGGTTAATGACGCCTTTGGGTAAGCCCGTTTGGTCGATTAGTTCAAAGACTTTTTGCAGGGTAATCGGTACTTTCTCGGAAGGCTTGACAATATAAGTATTTCCACAGGCGATCGCGTAGGGCATAAACCAAAAGGGAATCATCGCTGGGAAGTTAAAAGGGGCGATCGCCGCCGCTACGCCCAAGGGTTGGCGAATGGCGGTTTCATCAATGCCGCGTGCAATATCTTCTAAGTTATACCCCTGCATCAACATCGGCATCCCGCAGGCAACTTCAACATTTTCAATCGCCCGTTGCAGTTCCGCCTGAGACTCCGCCAGGGTTTTACCGCATTCTAGGGTAATGGTGCGGGCGAGTTCGTCAAAATTCGCTTCTAAAAGGGTCTTCAGTTTAAATAGGTATTGGATGCGGTTCTGGACGGGCGTGCGCCGCCAGTTGGGGAAGGCCGCAACAGCAGCTTGGGCAGCCAGATCCACTTCCGCAGCAGGCGAAAGCGGCACTTGGGCTAAGACTTCTGTGGTGGCGGGGTTGATCGCCTCAAGAAATTCGCTGGCGCTAGAGGGTTGCCACTCGCCGTTAATGTAGTTCTGTAATTGCATAAAGATGTCTGCGATCGCACTATAGATGGGACAGGTGCCTGGGGTGAAAGGCACGCTTGAGACCTTGAGCATTGAGTATACTTAAATCTAGAGAGATCCAACCTTCCGCAGTTACCCTTATCGGGATTTCCAGTAGAAAAAGCTAGGTTTCATACGTTCTTTACAGTTCTGCCCCAAAATACCGATCTGTATTGAAGACTTGATAAAGT
The genomic region above belongs to Desertifilum tharense IPPAS B-1220 and contains:
- a CDS encoding CoA-acylating methylmalonate-semialdehyde dehydrogenase; the protein is MQLQNYINGEWQPSSASEFLEAINPATTEVLAQVPLSPAAEVDLAAQAAVAAFPNWRRTPVQNRIQYLFKLKTLLEANFDELARTITLECGKTLAESQAELQRAIENVEVACGMPMLMQGYNLEDIARGIDETAIRQPLGVAAAIAPFNFPAMIPFWFMPYAIACGNTYIVKPSEKVPITLQKVFELIDQTGLPKGVINLVNGAKEAVDAILEHPAIRAISFVGSSPVAQYIYAKAAAHGKRVQCQGGAKNPIIVLPDADLKMTTRIVADSAFGCAGQRCLAASVAVTVGEAKKTFTDAIAQAARERAVGFGLEPGVQMGPVITRQSCDRITGLIQTGVDEGANLLVDGRSPQIQHYEQGHFVKPTILQNIQPQSTIAQTEIFGPVLGLLHLNTIEEAIAFVNHNKWGNMACLFTSSGAAARQFRYEAEAGNIGINIGVAAPMAFFPFSGWKESFYGDLHGQGRDAVEFFTQVKVVVERWPKDWSRQF